In Synergistaceae bacterium, the genomic window TGTTCAACGTTCGCCGTTGCGTGAACCATAGGGGCGGAACCCATACCAGCCTCATTGCTGAAAACGCCCCTCGCGATTCCTCTCTGCACTGCCTCTTTCACTCCCCAGCCTGCCAAAGCTCCGGGCAAGGTCTCAAGCGGATTGTTGAAGGCAAGGTGTACGGCGCGTGAGACAGTCTCAGGAATCATTGACGCGTTCATGATTAGGACGTAGGCCGCTCCGCCGATGTAGAATATCGCCATGAAGGGGACTATGAGCGTTGTTACTTTCGAGAGGCTCTGAAGCCCGCCGATTATGACGAGCGCGACAAGAATAGCCATTACGATTCCGCTGTAGAGGTGATCTACTCCCCAGCCCATAGACATAGCTTCAGCCGCTGAATTTGCCTGAGTCGCCGCGCCGATTCCGAATGACGCAAGGAACGCGAACAGCGCAAAGAGAATCGCGAGGACTTTCCCGACAAACGCACCGACTCCCGGCCCTAATGCCTGGCCTGCGCCCTTTTCGAGGATGTACATTGTACCCCCGCGCCAGTCCCCGTGTGCGTCCTTCTGCCTGTAGTGGACAGCGAGCGTAACTTCAGCGAACTTTGTGCACATTCCGAACACAGCCGAAATTAACATCCACACTAACGCCCCCGGCCCGCCCAAGTGAAGGGCTGTCGCGACTCCTGCTACGTTTCCTGTACCGACAGTTGCCGCCATTGCCGTAGCCATTGCCGCGAATGATGAGATAGCTTTGCTCTCGCCGTCGTTTGACATTTTCCGGAAGCTGAAGACTTCTGACATTGCGTCAAAGAAGTACCTGAACTGAGGCATACCGAGAAGCAGCGTCAGGTATACGCCTGTTCCCACGAGCAATATTAAAACGGGTGCGCCCCACACAAAATTGTTGACGATCCCGTTGTAATACATGATAGTGTCCATTATGCCGCTCATGTATTCTGCACACTCCTAAATCGTTAAAATTTTCGATAGATTATACTATATTTACACAAAAATTTACGGCGGGAGGCTTTCACTGTGAAGATGTTAATTGCGTCCGACATTCACGGCTCGGAAAATTACTGCGGGAAAATGCTTGAGGCATTCAGGCGCGAGAGGGCAGAGAGAATTTTACTGCTAGGGGATTTGCTTGACGGGAGTCAGGGAGTCGCGGACATGCTCAACGGGATTGCGGACTCTGTTCTCTGCGTTCGGGGAAACTGCGATCACGAGGAAGATCAAAGAATGCTGAAATTCCCGATAATGGCATATTACTGCCTGCTGTTTGTCGGGGGGAAGGTAATTTTTGCGACACACGGCCATAAATACGGCATGAACAATCCGCCGAAAGCCGATATACTTCTTCAGGGTCATACTCACGTTCCTATGCGGAAAAAAATGAACAGGGGAATGATTTACGCTAATCCCGGCTCTGTTTCACTTCCCCGGAACGGAAGTGCGAGAGGCTATATTATGCTTCAAGAATGGGGAATGCAGTGGAAGACTCTTGACGGTGAAATTTTTGACGAGCTGAGATTCTGACAAATGAAAATTTCGGCTAACGAACCGGAAAATATATTCTTGCGGTCGCAGGGGGTAATTCTGAAGAAATTTTGACTGTACAATCTGGTGAAGAAATTATTACGTTGACAGAAGGCGCAAACTTTTTCGCGGAAGTCTCTAATTTACTGCGGGCGGTGAAAGACTCCCCCGTATCACGTCTCATACTGGGCTGGCACGCAAGCTGTATCATTTCTGAGGACGGGCGTATAGGAGTCGGCTTTGTACCCGACTCGCGCATTGAGCCTCACACATCGCGCCCGGTTCACACGCAATCATTATTGTCGTCAGCACTGAAAGAATTAGCCGGGCTTTATGTCTCACCGTTCCCGCAGGAGTTTGCCGCGGCGAGTGCTGCATGTTCGCTGTTACTGCCGTTCCCCGAAACGGGCGGGCAGTATCTCGACGCTGTGATGACATGCGCCGGCGGGGACAAAGTTGCGGTGCTGGGATATGAGCGGGATTTA contains:
- a CDS encoding sodium:alanine symporter family protein — protein: MDTIMYYNGIVNNFVWGAPVLILLVGTGVYLTLLLGMPQFRYFFDAMSEVFSFRKMSNDGESKAISSFAAMATAMAATVGTGNVAGVATALHLGGPGALVWMLISAVFGMCTKFAEVTLAVHYRQKDAHGDWRGGTMYILEKGAGQALGPGVGAFVGKVLAILFALFAFLASFGIGAATQANSAAEAMSMGWGVDHLYSGIVMAILVALVIIGGLQSLSKVTTLIVPFMAIFYIGGAAYVLIMNASMIPETVSRAVHLAFNNPLETLPGALAGWGVKEAVQRGIARGVFSNEAGMGSAPMVHATANVEHPVQQGFYGIFEVFMDTIVICTMTALVVMVTGTLTSSPDLTGAQLTLQAFENALGTPGKYVLSVGLLLFAFTTILGWYWYAETAVTYLFGIWCKPLMKVLWIAMILIGAAGGQFMGAEGNQFLNNIWDISDTLNGLMALPNLVGLLILSVTLKRIVSDYDEKYGTPSDRLLTSPQKIFVAKIQYIVVGLIAVAMGMTAFFAYRSLFAGLAIVLGLLTAYRRQTLLGFLAVILGIAASAM
- the yfcE gene encoding phosphodiesterase gives rise to the protein MKMLIASDIHGSENYCGKMLEAFRRERAERILLLGDLLDGSQGVADMLNGIADSVLCVRGNCDHEEDQRMLKFPIMAYYCLLFVGGKVIFATHGHKYGMNNPPKADILLQGHTHVPMRKKMNRGMIYANPGSVSLPRNGSARGYIMLQEWGMQWKTLDGEIFDELRF